The genomic DNA CTAGCACCTGGTCGATGTTGTGCACCGGCGCATTCGGGCCTTGCGCGGCCAAGTACTGGTTAACGTCGTGCTTGAAAACCGAGGCCCACTGGTCTTTGCTGACCTGGGCAAAATTTGGAATCTCCACATCGACTACCGTGGCCCCGGCCCGGCGCAAATCGGCTACGGCCTGCTCAAAAAGGGCCTTCACCTGCGGGTCGGGGTTGCGCTCGCTCAGGGTGCGCAGCACGCCGATGCGGGCACCGCGCAACCCATCCTTGTTCAAAAACTGCTGGTAGCCCTTTGCCGGAATCTTGCCGGCACCGTAGGCCGTCAGCGGGTCGGCGGGGTCGGGGCCGGTGGCCATCACTTCGAGCAGGCGGGTAGCATCGGCCACCGAGCGCGCCATTGGGCCGCCGGTGTCGTTGCGCAAGTATAGCGGCACGATGCCCGCCCGACTCAGCAGCCCCAACGTGGGCCGAAAACCCACCAGCGCGTTGTGCGACGACGGCCCGCGAATCGAGTTGCCGGTGTCGGTGCCCAAGCCCGCCGTGCCGAAGCTGGCCGCCACCGCCGCCGCCGTGCCGCCACTGGAGCCCGCCGGCACGTGCGCCAGGTTGTAGGCATTGCGCGTCTCGCCCGCCAGCGAGCTGATAGTCACCATCGGGCTAAACGCCCATTCGGCCATGTTCGACTTGGCCAGCACAATGGCCCCGGCCGCCTTCAGGTCGCGCACCATCGTGGCATCGGTAGTCGGCGCAAAGCCTTTAAGCGCCAGCGAGCCAGCCGCCGTTTGCAGGCCCGCCGTATTGTAGTTATCCTTCACAATCAGCGGAATGCAGTGCAGTGGGCGCAGCTTACCGATGCGCCGGTATTCGGCGTCGAGCTGCCGAGCTTCGGCCAGCGCCGCCGGGTTGGTGACTATAATGGCGTTGAGGTGGGTAGGCTGGTCGTAAGCGGCAATGCGTGCCTGGTAGGCCTGCACCAATTGCTCGCAGTTGCAATCGCCGCGCTTCAGTGCCCGCTGCACGTCGGCTATCGAGGCCTCCGTCACTTCAAAAGGCGGGCGGGTAGCGGCCTGCTGCTCGCGCCGCGCCTGGCCGCAGCTGGTGGCCAGCAGCGCGCTACCCCACAGCAGCAAGAGATACAGGCCGGTTTTCCGAAGATTGCTCATAGGCAGGCAATAACGGCCGGAATGAGTGATAACTACTCACTCAGCCGCTAAAAAACCTGCTTTCGCCTTCTGTTAGCCACTCGACCTGCAGCTAATTCAGTCAGGAAGGCTTACGCTGACCAAATAACCGGCTTTTTTGCTAGCCGTGAAACTAAAAACCCGCCCTGCTCAGTCGAGAGCAGGGCGGGTTTTTAGTTTCACGGCTAGCCAATGCTATCGGGACACAATTATGTCGTTAAAGTCTTCTCCCAGCCGCTGCTTTGGGGCCGCGACCTTCCCTTGCTCACTACTGTTAATACCCCACCGGGGCAGCGGCCCCTTGCCACTTGGCAGGCCCGCCTGGTGCTCAAGCTGGCGGTTAACGGCCGGCAGATACACTGGAAACGATTGTGGAGTTTTCATACTGCTTTTACGTATCCCTACCCCCCTAAAGTTGCGAACACTGCCGCGTTTATTTTGCTGCTTCGGCCATGCGTCAAACCGGGCCAACCCGCTCCCGCTCCATGAGCTTACCACCCCGGTGGCATTGCCGCCCGGCTAGCCATTCCGACGCTGGTTAAGCAGTTAGAAATACTGTCCATAATCAACCCCTAACCTTCTGATAAATAGCTTATTCCTAGGTAATACAGCGCAGCAGCGTCATCGGCTGAGGTGAGACGCTGACCAAGCGACGAGGGCTTTTCTTATCTGTGCGGCTGAAGCCTGGGTGCCCTGATAAATTTAGGCTTCTTGATGAATTTGTACCCGTCGAAAATTACCACATATAATACCCCAAGCACCGGCGCTAGCAGCAGCGAAACGAGAATGCGAAGGTGCCAATACTGCGCTGGGCTCAGGTCCCAGGCGTGCGCGATGGTTTTGATGAGAGTTTCCATACTTAAATGTACACACTTTCAGCGACTTTCCTACCTAAAGAACAGGGTCACAAGAATAATAAAAGTGAGTACTCACTCACCAGTCTGATTTGCTGGATTTTACGTTCCCCTGCCGTGCTAAAAAAAATCGGCCCAGGCATAAAATCTGTTGGCTGAGACGCAAAAAGCCCCGCCAGACAAAGTCCGACGGGGCTATTAAATGGGAGGGGTGGAGATGCAGGGATTCGAACCCTGGTCCAGACAAGGAAGCCAACGTGCTTTCTACGTGCGTATCTATGCTTGGATTTTCGAAGAATTCCAGGCGCACATCAGGCCCTTGAAATTCCCTTATCCGCAGTTGGGTTTCGCCGCCGAATCACGGCTCTTCGGCGGCTAGTTTCTACTTACGACGCTCCGTGCTCCCAGGTGTAAAAACTTACCCGAGCGGAACGATGGCAGTGCTTAGTTCTGAACTAGGCAGCCATGGCGTACGAATAGTCGCCAGTTGTTGTTTGATAGATTTTTTGGCGGGAGAGCTTCCATCAACTCCCGGCACGCTTACCCGCGACTTGCGCAAGCTGTCAATTCCGGTCATCCCCATTTTTAGAAAGAACGAGTCTGCTCCCGAAGGAGCAGGACACAAAGATACGCGCCCTACCCCCTAAATGTTCGGCCACCGGCTTTGGTTCCGGCAGCTGCTGGCTGGGCTACATAACGATAACCAGCCGGGTGCCGCTGTCAACAGCGCGGGTCCAGGCGGCTTCGATATCGTGCAGGGGGGCCGTAACCGTGTCGATGGTCAGGTGCCCGTCGGCGGCCAGCTGCAACAGGCCGGGCATCTCGTCGGCAAACATTCTTTGCATATCAGCCTCCGACACGCTGCCCAGGCCCGAGCCCAGCAAGGTGATGTCGGAGCTGCGCAGGGTGCCCGACGAAAGCCGGATGGTATCGTCCGCCATACCTCCTACGGTGACGAAGCGCACCCGGTGCGTGGTGCCGCCGCGGCCTTGCAAAACCTGCAGAATGAGTTCGGCCGGCCGGCCCCACAAGTAGTCAATAACCACGTCGATGGGCGTGCGGACGTGCATTTCCCGCAGCTGGGCAAGTACTTCTTCGTCAGATTGTTGCAGGGAAACCGTTTCTACGCCCTGGGCGCGCAGCTTTTGCAGTAGCTCGGGGTTGCGGCCGGTGGCCATGATGTGGCGGGCCCCGTAGTGCCGGGCGAGCTGCACGGCCAGCTGGCCCGTGACGCCGGTGGCCCCGTTGATGAGCACGGTTTCACCGGGCTGCACATTGGCCCGGAAGCGCAGGGCCGCCGCCGAGCCAAAAATGGCGTTGGGCAGGGCGGCGGCGGTCACATCGTCGAGGTTGGCCGGCAGCTTTACCAGCCGGTTTTTATCGGCCAGCCCCTGCTCGGCCAGCATGCCGGTGAGGCCAAAGGCGTAGATGCGGGTGCCGTCGGCGAGGGTGCCGACCCCATCGACGCCCACTACCTCGGGCTGGGCCAGGCGGCCCCCGCTGGAGTAATGCGCCCCGCTAGCTTTGCCCTTGTCCAGGTTTTTGATGGCGGCGGCGGTGATAGTTACGAGGAGTTGGTCGGGCTGCTGCGCTACGGGGGCGGGAAACTCGCCGTACTTGGGCGCTTCGCCATACTGGTGCAAAACTGCGGCTTTCATGGGCTGGGGAATGGGTTAAGCAAAGGTCGTAAGGGCTTTGGTAGCTGAGCGTTAACAATGGATAAGAAATCCGGCCGCCGCTGCTTTTCCTTTCGCCGCGGACGTTGGTGGCGCTGCTACGTCGCCTCGCCGGGCCAGTGGCAGATGCGGCGTAGGTGGCCGGGTATGAGGGGGGTAGGGCGAAATAAAAAACTGAAATTCTCCGGGCCGCAAAGTTGT from Hymenobacter psoromatis includes the following:
- a CDS encoding amidase, whose amino-acid sequence is MSNLRKTGLYLLLLWGSALLATSCGQARREQQAATRPPFEVTEASIADVQRALKRGDCNCEQLVQAYQARIAAYDQPTHLNAIIVTNPAALAEARQLDAEYRRIGKLRPLHCIPLIVKDNYNTAGLQTAAGSLALKGFAPTTDATMVRDLKAAGAIVLAKSNMAEWAFSPMVTISSLAGETRNAYNLAHVPAGSSGGTAAAVAASFGTAGLGTDTGNSIRGPSSHNALVGFRPTLGLLSRAGIVPLYLRNDTGGPMARSVADATRLLEVMATGPDPADPLTAYGAGKIPAKGYQQFLNKDGLRGARIGVLRTLSERNPDPQVKALFEQAVADLRRAGATVVDVEIPNFAQVSKDQWASVFKHDVNQYLAAQGPNAPVHNIDQVLASGKYAAYIKENLQDELAHGVAPSASVAGRGEAYTDPRRIAFRNAVTAVMDGQKLGALVYPTWNNPPAKIGDFKGYKGDNSQLIAPHTGQPAFTVPMGFTYDNLPAGLQFLGRSFDEPTLITYAYAYEQATHHRRPPARFPALPLKK
- a CDS encoding alcohol dehydrogenase; translated protein: MKAAVLHQYGEAPKYGEFPAPVAQQPDQLLVTITAAAIKNLDKGKASGAHYSSGGRLAQPEVVGVDGVGTLADGTRIYAFGLTGMLAEQGLADKNRLVKLPANLDDVTAAALPNAIFGSAAALRFRANVQPGETVLINGATGVTGQLAVQLARHYGARHIMATGRNPELLQKLRAQGVETVSLQQSDEEVLAQLREMHVRTPIDVVIDYLWGRPAELILQVLQGRGGTTHRVRFVTVGGMADDTIRLSSGTLRSSDITLLGSGLGSVSEADMQRMFADEMPGLLQLAADGHLTIDTVTAPLHDIEAAWTRAVDSGTRLVIVM